A region of the Candidatus Kryptobacter tengchongensis genome:
TGAATGTGAGATGTGTGTTGAGATTTCAAACGGAAGAAGCATTGATGTCCTTGAAATTGACGGCGCCTCAAACAGAGGAATTGACGAGGTCAGAGACTTGAGAGAATCCGTAAGATACACACCGACCAAGGCAAAGTATAAAGTTTATATCATTGACGAAGTTCACATGCTCACGAAAGAAGCTTTCAATGCCCTGCTGAAAACACTTGAAGAACCACCCCCACATATATTATTTATTTTCGCAACGACTGAACCACATAGAGTCCCATCAACTATCTTATCAAGATGCCAAAGGTTTGACTTTAGAAGGATTGAAATACAAAAGATTATTGAAAGATTGAAACTAATAGCACAACAGGATAAAATTCAAATTGATGATGATTCTCTCTTCACGATAGCTAAAAAAGCTAACGGCTCACTACGAGATGCGATGAGTATCTTTGATCAAATTGTTTCATTCTGCGGTGAAAAGATAAAATTTGATGATGTGATTAAAGCACTTAACATAATTGATCAAGAGATTTTCTTCAGAGTCACAGATGTAGTTAAAGAAAAAAACATAAAAGCAGGGCTTGAAATCGTTGATGAGATAGTCAAACTCGGTTATGATTTTCAAGATTTTTTGAGCGGTCTATCTGAACATTTGAGAAATTTACTTGTCGCCATAACGACAAAATCAGCAGAGCTAATTGAAGCAACGGAATATTACAAAACTCGCTATATAAATGAAGCGAAAAATTTCAACGAATCAGACATCATAAGGATGTTGAAAATCGTCAATGATGCCGAAATCTCAATAAAGTGGGCACCACAGCCAAGATTAAAACTTGAAATGGTCATAACACAACTTGCATCGCTTGACAGCACGATAAAAATTCAAGAATTGCTCTCAAAGCTTGAAAAAATTGAAAAATCTCTTAATTCATCAGGAGGTGTTGACACCGAAAATTTTAATCATCCCCCAAAAGGGGGAAATGAAACTGAAAACTCAACCATCATAACTGAAAAAAGCACTAAACCCAAACCTTCATCAAAATCCGAAGCATCATCGCTTCAACATGATGATATTGAAAAAATTAACGCCTTATTCAAAGATCCTTTTGCAAAATATGAAATAAAACCACATCAAGACTCAGAACAAAAAATTGACAACCCCGAAAAAATTTTGAATCTCGTCCGTGAAAGATGGGATGAAATTGTAAATAAGGCACAGAACTATAACTTAAACTTATCCACCGCTCTTAGATTATCATATCCACTTGAAATAAAAGGGAACAAACTCAATATTGGAACCGCTAATGATTTACATCTTGATTGGATAAAGAAAAATAGACCTTTTTTGAAAGCCAAGCTCAAGGAGATCTGCAACATTGATATTGAAATAGACACTTCAATATGTGATGTTGAAAAATTGAAAGAAGAAATTTTTCAATACAGCCCCGATTTAAAATTAAAAAAACTCATAAATGAATCCCCGTTTGTTAAAGCGCTTATTGAAAACCTTGGTGCAAGACCGATTGATTAGTTTAGCTCCAATTGTTTTAGTTTTTCTTATTTCTCCAGCATTTCCAAACAATTTTAAATTTGCAAAATATGCCGGGGAATTTTTATCAATTGGGGTTGGCGCAAGAGCGCTTGGAATGGGAGGGGCTTTCACAAGCGTGGCAAACGATGTAACAGCTGGATATTGGAATCCCGCAGGTCTTGCTGAATTATCAAATACACATCTAATTTTGATGCACGATGAAAGATTCGCTGGAATTGTGAACTACGATTACATCGGGCTTGCGTTAAAACCCGTGAGCCTTTTCTCCTTTGCCTTCTCTATTATCCGCGTCGGTGTTGATGATATCCCATATACAAATAACGCATTCCTTGATAATAATGGAAACGGAATTTTTGACCCAGATATAGATAGACTTGACCCTGAGAAAATTTCTTTCATCTCATCCTCTGACTGGATCATGATAACATCGTTTGCGAGAAGCATTAATGAAAAATTTTCATTTGGTGGAAATGTAAAGTTTATTTACAGAAAAATTGGGGAAAATTCGGGAATTGGAATTGGATTTGACATTGGGATAAAATATAAATTTTCAAGATTCACAATTGGAGCAATTCTAAAAGACGCAACCTCAACCCTTATCGCTTGGGATACAGGAAGAAATGAATTAGTGACCCCTTCAATTATTGCCGGGATAAGCCGAGAATTTGAAATTTTATGGGGGAAATTTATACCATCTGTTGATTTGATAACGAGATTTGAGGGAAGAAATAAAACTTCTATGCTTGGGACTGACTTCGTGAGTTTAGACTTAAATTTAGGCGGTGAATATACATTTAAAGAAAAAATTTCCATAAGATCTGGTTTTACCGAAAATAAAGAATTAACCCTTGGAGCTGGATTAAAATTAAATCGCCTTGATGTTGATTATTCATTTGCAAAGTTTAACTCCGAGCTTGGGAATACTCACAGAATTTCTTTAAAATTTTCTCTTAACTAAACAAGCGAAAATTTTGACTATGAAGTTATATGCCCTTGCGATAGCAGCTCATCCAGATGATATAGAATTAAGTTGTAGCGGGACAATAATAAAGCTAACTCATAAGGGTTATCCAGTAGGAATACTTGATCTTACCCGTGGTGAACTTGGAACACGAGGCAATGAGAAAATAAGGGAAGAAGAGGCGAAAGAAGCCGCATCGCTCATGGGGGTGAAAGTGCGAGAAAACCTTGAATTACCCGACGGAGGGATAGAGGTCACACAAAAAAATAAAATTGAGTTGATAAAAATCATTAGAAAGTATAAACCCGATATAATTTTTGCCCCCTATTGGGTTGAAAGACATCCAGACCACGAAAATACAAGCAAACTTGTCCGCGAGGCTTGGTATCTTTCCGGGCTTGCCAAGTTGAAGACAAAACTCAATGGTAAATCTCAAGAACCGTTTCGCCCCAAAAAAATTTTCTTTTATGTCCAATATTTCTATCAGCAGTTTACCCCGAACCTCATCATAGATATATCCGATGTGTTTGATAAAAAGATTAAAGTTATTGAATGCTATAAATCCCAATTTTTTAATCCGTCTGTAAAATTTAACGATAAAGAGACACTGTTAAGTACCCCAGATTTTAAAGAATATCTAATAGCCAGAGCTCGTTTTTTTGGCGAAATGATAGGAAGAAAATACGGTGAGCCTTTTTTAACGCTGAGCCCAATTGGGTTAAATGGCATAGACGATGTCATTCTACCCGAACGAAGTTAAACAAAAAATTAAAAAAACTTGAAAACTGAAGAGATTCTCGGTCTTGTAAATGTAATTTTTTACATCGCTCATATTGCTGTTTTTTCAGTGCTAGGATACAGGCAAAACAAAAAGCATGGAATTAAATCAACTTTCCTCATTTTGCTTTTTCTACTTGTGCTTTTTTTTGTTTCATTACAAATTGGTGGTTTCATAGCTCAAATTTTTTTCATCGGGAAACAACTCACATCAAAATTAAAAGCAATTCATGATACATTGACCATTGTCATAGCAACATTGGCGGAATCACCAGTTTGGTTTATTTTTCTAAAAAAGAAAGATAAACAAACAAATGAAACGCAAAACGATAGCCCTTATAGCTCATGATAGAAAAAAAGCTGACATGGTTGCATTCGCAACGCAAAACAGGAAAAAACTTGAAAAATTTAATCTTATTGGAACAGGAACAACAGCTAAACTTGTAAAAGAAAAAACAGGTTTAAAAGTCAAAGCTTACCATTCAGGTCCATATGGGGGTGATGTTGAAATTGCTGCGCTCGTGGTCAAGGGAAAGTGTGATGTGGTTATATTTCTTCACGACCCGCTTGAACCACATCCACATGATCCAGATATTAAAACTTTGATGAGGGTTTGTGATGTTTATAATGTTCCACTTGCAACAAATCTTTCAACCGCAGAAATAATTATCAATGCAATTTCGGAAATGGACTTTGATTGAGGAATTTCCCCAACTTTGATCTCCCCTCATTCCATTTTGATTTAAAAGACGCCTTTTTTAATTTTGATAAAAAACGTGGCAAAAATTATGACGAAAATAGTTGAAGTTGGAAATATAAAAATCGGTGGAGGCAATCCAATTGTTGTAATAGCTGGACCTTGCGTTGTTGAAAATTATGAGATAACTTATGAAACAGCTAAACGAGCAAAAGAGATAACTTCTGAACTTGGAATGCCATTTATCTTCAAGTCAAGCTATAAAAAAGCAAATAGAACAAGCCTAAAGGGCTTTTCAACCATCGGTGAGAAGATCGCCCTTGAAATACTTGCACAGATAAAAAAGGAACTTAACGTCCCTGTTCTTACCGACATTCATTC
Encoded here:
- a CDS encoding DNA polymerase-3 subunit gamma/tau; the encoded protein is MSYLVTARKWRPSRFSEVVGQEHVTATLLNSLRLGRVAHAYIFAGPRGVGKTTVARILAKAINCLNPQNYEPCNECEMCVEISNGRSIDVLEIDGASNRGIDEVRDLRESVRYTPTKAKYKVYIIDEVHMLTKEAFNALLKTLEEPPPHILFIFATTEPHRVPSTILSRCQRFDFRRIEIQKIIERLKLIAQQDKIQIDDDSLFTIAKKANGSLRDAMSIFDQIVSFCGEKIKFDDVIKALNIIDQEIFFRVTDVVKEKNIKAGLEIVDEIVKLGYDFQDFLSGLSEHLRNLLVAITTKSAELIEATEYYKTRYINEAKNFNESDIIRMLKIVNDAEISIKWAPQPRLKLEMVITQLASLDSTIKIQELLSKLEKIEKSLNSSGGVDTENFNHPPKGGNETENSTIITEKSTKPKPSSKSEASSLQHDDIEKINALFKDPFAKYEIKPHQDSEQKIDNPEKILNLVRERWDEIVNKAQNYNLNLSTALRLSYPLEIKGNKLNIGTANDLHLDWIKKNRPFLKAKLKEICNIDIEIDTSICDVEKLKEEIFQYSPDLKLKKLINESPFVKALIENLGARPID
- a CDS encoding bacillithiol biosynthesis deacetylase BshB1, producing the protein MKLYALAIAAHPDDIELSCSGTIIKLTHKGYPVGILDLTRGELGTRGNEKIREEEAKEAASLMGVKVRENLELPDGGIEVTQKNKIELIKIIRKYKPDIIFAPYWVERHPDHENTSKLVREAWYLSGLAKLKTKLNGKSQEPFRPKKIFFYVQYFYQQFTPNLIIDISDVFDKKIKVIECYKSQFFNPSVKFNDKETLLSTPDFKEYLIARARFFGEMIGRKYGEPFLTLSPIGLNGIDDVILPERS
- a CDS encoding methylglyoxal synthase, which translates into the protein MKRKTIALIAHDRKKADMVAFATQNRKKLEKFNLIGTGTTAKLVKEKTGLKVKAYHSGPYGGDVEIAALVVKGKCDVVIFLHDPLEPHPHDPDIKTLMRVCDVYNVPLATNLSTAEIIINAISEMDFD